In a genomic window of Erigeron canadensis isolate Cc75 chromosome 5, C_canadensis_v1, whole genome shotgun sequence:
- the LOC122601254 gene encoding uncharacterized protein LOC122601254: MNNLKYGYSHGGASHNSEDCDAIRVHEEASYLQNNYQGNNQRGWGQNRNQGNFTNGFNSHSNIFLTRYPRNNQDIQNQPNQNFLNHQQKPHNEVPIQPTKKSNEETILTSLEATIKNFINFIKTTNQELFWRLDILRANHEQGLPNHQVSITDLEKKLDRISETSTYRPTGSPPSNTQPNPRPSSSYSNSNQTYKPPPARTEHVNAISTRAGNIYQTNIESEAPTDSPKLVSEPVEDDFTDDENVAEDIEMEPKPTERGQLFPLKPVKPPLKAYKPKIPYLQRLRKEKKAARYGKFLEMIKAIRINVPLVDVLKGMPNYAKFIKELLNNKDKLEEVSATFLNEECTTILQNQIPPKLDDPGSFIITCSFGNILTCDELADLGASINLMPYSLYAKLSLGALKPIGMSIRLADRSFQYPLGIAENMLIEIGRFIFPVDFVIIEMDEDSKVPLILGRPFLYTAYAIIRVKDKELTLGIGDDRMAFTIDKAMKHSYSTDDTCFRVDVIDEHVNDYTQELLEFVDSI; the protein is encoded by the coding sequence ATGAATAATCTGAAATATGGTTACTCACATGGTGGGGCAAGCCATAACTCTGAAGATTGCGATGCAATTAGGGTTCATGAAGAGGCGAGTTATTTGCAAAACAATTACCAAGGAAATAACCAACGTGGTTGGGGTCAAAACCGCAACCAAGGGAATTTTACCAATGGTTTTAATTCTCACTCAAACATTTTCCTTACAAGATACCCTAGAAACAACCAAGATATCCAAAACCAACCCAACCAGAATTTCCTAAATCACCAACAAAAACCACATAATGAAGTACCCATACAACCAACCAAAAAGTCAAATGAGGAAACCATTTTAACATCACTTGAAGcaacaataaaaaatttcataaattttataaaaacaacCAACCAGGAACTTTTCTGGAGACTTGATATCCTCAGAGCCAACCACGAACAAGGCCTTCCTAATCACCAAGTGTCTATAACTGATTTGGAAAAGAAGTTAGATCGCATAAGTGAAACATCAACATACAGACCAACTGGCTCACCACCCAGCAATACACAACCAAATCCGAGACCCTCAAGCTCATATTCAAACTCAAACCAAACATATAAGCCCCCTCCCGCTAGAACCGAGCATGTAAATGCTATTTCTACGAGGGCTGGTAACATTTACCAAACTAACATTGAAAGTGAAGCTCCTACCGATTCACCGAAACTGGTATCCGAACCTGTAGAAGATGACTTCACAGACGATGAAAATGTGGCAGAAGATATTGAAATGGAGCCAAAACCAACAGAAAGAGGCCAACTTTTTCCACTGAAACCAGTTAAACCGCCGCTGAAGGCGTACAAACCAAAGATTCCATACCTACAACGCTTGAGAAAGGAGAAGAAGGCGGCAAGATATGGCAAATTTCTTGAGATGATCAAAGCTATTCGCATCAATGTGCCATTAGTTGATGTACTTAAAGGGATGCCAAACTATGCTAAGTTCATCAAAGAATTGTTGAACAACAAGGACAAGTTGGAGGAAGTGTCTGCAACATTTTTGAATGAAGAATGCACAACCATTTTGCAGAATCAGATTCCACCAAAGCTTGACGATCCAGGGAGTTTCATAATTACTTGTTCTTTTGGAAACATATTAACTTGTGATGAGTTAGCGGATTTAGGGGCTAGCATAAACTTGATGCCTTATTCTTTATATGCTAAATTGTCCTTAGGAGCATTAAAACCCATAGGAATGAGCATTAGATTAGCTGACCGCTCATTTCAATATCCGTTAGGCATAGCTGAAAATATGTTGATAGAAATTGGACGTTTCATATTTCCAGTTGATTTTGTTATAATTGAAATGGACGAGGATAGTAAAGTACCATTAATCTTAGGGAGACCTTTTCTATACACCGCTTATGCAATAATTCGTGTAAAAGATAAGGAATTAACCTTAGGTATTGGAGATGATAGAATGGCCTTT